The sequence CACAATGCATGTTTCCTTGACAATGATGTTAGGTATTTGAGGGAGCTTGTGTTTGCTTGTGAGGATTGTTTAGATTTGGATTTGTAGGACATTGTACAATGTGTAGGTACGGCTttctagttctttttttttttacgacaATAATTATTGCACCAGTTTGGAGCAAAGACAAAGTAACAAAATTATTGCTCCATGgctgtcataatttttttttttttaaattgcactATGATATTTTATagcttaccaaaaaaaagatattatactggaaaaacataagaaaaattatGTGTTTCTTCACTCCCCTTAAATCCATAGAGGAAACTTCACTTTTGTCTTCTTTATGCACTAGTGATGGATGGGCTCACTAAATTGATTCAATGGGAAGTCCTGATGTATGCTTTTTGCAAACAATAGTTTAGTGGATGAAATTGGACGTAGATTCAAGAGGAAGTCATTTGATGTCTGCCTTTTGCAAATATTAGTTTTTGTGGATGAAACAAGACTTGGAGCTGATGTCAAGTTAGAAATTTGGTGAGATGCTTAGGACTTGTTTCAATAGGACTAAACCAAATTACATGGAAATGATGGAATGAAAGTTTAGTAAAGTTGAAACAAAGAGGAAAAAGCTATAAGATGGCAAGAGATATCAAAGAGTGAGATCGATAATTCATAAAGATGGAAAGATAGAAGAGGATGTGAACCATAGAATAATTAAGTGCATGGGGGATGAAGTGGAGAAGTGCATTGTGAGCATTGTGTGACCGTAGAATacatatttaaaaggaaaaatttataAGATTGGACACTTTTCAGCATTATGTGTATTTTGAAGTGAGGGTTGACACTCATTTAAGGTTTTATTATGATGTGTGGTGTAGGAGTCATTCTCTAAAAGAGTTGTACCCTCACCTGTATGTGGGGAAGGTCAAATCCGAACCGTTTGATTTTACAGACACTTTCAAGATTGAGGATTGAACTCAATCTGTTCTTTTGTAGATATTCTATGCTCCAATGTCCCTAGGACTGGGGAGTGTGGGTTGTGTGACAGGTTGATATGGAATTGAGAGGGAGCGGTTGCTTTAACATTTCTCCTATTATGAGGCTATTAGAGATGCATTGGCTAACTCTTTCCCCTAGAAAAGTATTTGGTGTAGGCCCCTAAGAAGGTCTCATTCTTTGTTTGGACAACAACATGGGAGAAGATTCTTACTTGTGATAATATTTTCAAGCTAGGATTTATCTTAGTTGGATGGTGTTGCATGTGCCGTTATAGTCGAGAGACAGTAGATCATTTTTTGGTTCATTGTGATATAGCCTAAGACTTGTGGAGCCTGGTATTTAGAACTTTTGGGATCCAATGAGTGTTAGCAAGGATTCCTGGCCTTTTGTTCCAGTGGAGGAGATGGTTTGTGAGGACTTATCTGATATTTGGAGCTTTGTCCTGTTATGTTTGATTTGGCTATTGTGGAAGGAGATTTTGGAAGATGCATACACATCAAAGAATCACTTGGAATCATTGTTGATTTGAACTTTGTTTGATAGGTCTCATGCATGGGGTTTTACAAATAGCAACACCTTTATGGATTTCATAGAATCACTTAAATTctcttttgtaattcttttagaTTACGTAGTGCTCCTCATCTTAAGTATGAAGTAACCTGttctattaataaaattttattacttatcaaagaaaaagacGGACTATGCTCTATGGTACTGAATATTAGACTGTTAAGaaaacatattcataaaatgtGTGTGGTTGAAATGAAAATGTGTAAATGGATATGTGGAAATACAAGGAAAGATAAGTTCAAAATGAGGAAATCCTTTTAAAGATGGGGGTGGTCCTTATTGATGAAATGATGAGGGAGTCTCATTTGAGATGTTTTGGTCATGTTCAAAGGAGAGTGATGCACCAATGAGAAATAGTGAGTTGGTTGAGGTTGAGAGAACGGAAGGCACTGTCAAGGCTAAAATTGACACCAGTGGAGATGAGTGGGGGAAAGAGAATGGGAAGTGGTGGCGCTCTGTGTTCTTGTCTTGTTTTGCTACCTGAGATGTTAAAGTTTGTTTCATGTAATTCTACTGAAGCTATGAATTGTTTCAATTAttaccacttattttttaaggaaaagaaaatatgtttCATGTGATAATTGGTACTGATAAAGATGAGTTTCATTTGTTAGCACATATCTCTTTTAGTTGTAATGAAAGTATAAGTCTCCATCGTGACATTTTATGCATGCAGGATTACAATGGAAGATGACATGTTAAGCATGATTTCAAATGGTGGAGTCAATGCAACTGCAGAGGATTCTGATTCAAGCAGCACCACTTACCCTTTTCCTGAAAGCAAACGTGCAAGGCATGGTAGCAATGCATCTTCTAAATTCAAAGGTGTTGTACCACAGCAAAATGGGCACTGGGGTGCACAAATATATGCCAATCACCAGCGCATTTGGCTGGGGACTTTCAAGACTGAAAAAGAAGCAGCCATGGCTTATGATAGTGCTGCTATCAAGCTTAGGAGTGGAGATTCCCAAAGAAATTTCCCTTGGACAGATATCACTGTTGAAGAGCCAAGCTTTCAAAATCTATATAGTACTGAAGCTGTGCTCAACATGATAAAGGAGGGTTCCTACCAATCCAAATTTGAAGATTTCCTAAGGACACATTCACATATTGTGGAAACAATTGATTTGAACTTGGGTAGGGTGCAAAGCAAAGGAGGACTATCATGTAAACAACTTTTTCAAAAGGAGCTTACGCCAAGTGATGTTGGTAGTCTAAATAGACTTGTCATTCCTAAGAAATTTGCTGTCAAGTACTTCCCATGTATTTCTGAATCTGCAGAAGACAACGAAGGAGGAGGCAACAAGGAAGCTGTGCAGCTAATTTTCTATGATAGGATGATGAGGTCATGGAAATTCCGCTACTGCTATTGGAAGAGCAGCCAGAGTTTTGTCTTTACAAGGGGTTGGAATAGGTTtgtgaaggaaaagaaattgaagGCTAACGACACTATTAGTTTCTACTTGTGTGAGTGCCAAGAAGCAGCAAATGACGCTCGTTCATTCAACATGATTGATGTTAATAGTAGCGACAACTGCGGCGGCTTGGTTGAACAGGCTAACCAATATGTTGGTATTCAAATGGACCTGAAACTTGGAGTAAGCCCTCAAATTGACCATAAACTTGGAGAGGAAAAAGAACTTAAGGGACCCAAACCAACACATGAAACTGAAAAGCCGTGTTTTAGGCTCTTTGGTGTACAAATCATCTGAAGCTGATATGATATCTTagctctttttcttattttattcttttttaggTTATCTCTGATTTCTCATTAGACCCTGCAATGCCTCAAAGTTTTTGCCTGAGCTTTGTGTTAGGGGGAAATTTAGGTTTTATGGTGAAGTAACCATTCTTGAGAAGAATGTCATAGTTTAAATCTCTGCTGAAAGTTGTCATTGACATTATATACAGATAAAAAGTAACTATTTTAACAAGTTTCTTGCTGATTTATGTCTTGTGAATGTTAAATGAGAGATATATAGCAATATATGCGGCCATATGCCATTTTGTATGCAGGGTCAAGATAATTCAGGATATACAATTGGTCATTGTTATCTACACAATATATTGTGCGATAACATTGGCTCTTGTAGCACTTATGAAGTTAGCAGTTTGTAATTCACTGAATGATGTATTAGATATTAAAGATAACAGCTTAGATCAGATTTTCTGGAATCAATGTGCTAATGAGTGGGCAGTTCTTTGTGCAACTAGGTTGCCAAATTATATCtgcatttttgtatttttaattggGACCATGATTAATGTTTCCTTGCTTTAGCCTGTTTCCATAAAAATGTTTGTAGTGTCTACAGCCATATGTATTTTAGTTCCTACTTATTGTTGTTTGTACAAGTGGTGAAAGAATATTATTGTAGCGTGATCCACAAAGTAGAATTGGTATTTCAAgatctctctttattttttgattggCCAAGTTTACTTACCATGCTTcacttacattttttattttcatgaaaaGAATGGTCTAATATTCACGTGCATTTGGAATCATAAGTTCTCAACTATTCAACATCATGATCATGTTAGTGTGTAAGAACTTTTTGGTAGTTCAGTGGCGTTGCCTGGacaacttaaaaaacaaaaaaatcatgctaGTGCATTTCACACACTTATAAAATCATTCTAGTGatatttttcattcctttaaaaaatttgtaagatttAAAGCATTATCAGTCCCGGATtgtgaaaatgagagatttatCTTactgcttaatttttttttttttttttaattttatgatacATACCATTTTTCACTAAGAAATGCCTAAAAGTTTGCctacaaaattaatgaaaattgtcTAATTAAGTCCTTTCATGAAGGACTATGccattaaattcatgatgacCTATTATGAAATTGACTTTAACCTTGAgtaaattgcagaaattttatctttatgtaAAATGATCATGTAACATTGgatattaattaaatttctcaaaataatatttttaatggttgcaaaatagggtgtctatacaaaattttaagaaatttaaaatactacttcaattaaaactcaattaccaattttaaaaaaaaaattaaaacgtaaattcatcaatataaactatTATAATTGCTGGTTTTGATTAATACTCACTCACTCACAACGTATTTTCGTTAAATCactcaaataatttttgttttatttttattcaatttgaattatattatcaaagtatttcattttgtttaattttgatcttgggtaaattacaaagttggTCCCTATCCTTTACATCATATcttaatttggtctctaaccttttTACTGCtttgtcaatttagtccatgCCGTTACCATTTAGATGGAAAAAGTTAATGtgtcaaacaaaataataaaaaattatttttcatgccACATCATTTGCCCACTATACTGCCACCtcatttattgaaaaaagaaaagaaagaaaaaaaaaatcggtcaATTCTCAATTACCAAAAGCATATGTTAGAAATCGTAGGAGCTTAATTCCAAATTATCTTCTTCAACGAGATTTAGGAATGAATCAAGTAAATCGTTTCCTTAGAAACCTCTAATGAAGTTCTTAGTACTTGTTCATTGGTGATAGCTTCAAAAATCTTGATCAATTTGCCATAATAAATCGTCATCCTTCGTCGTGCACCTTGTGGGTCAATTAAACAAAGTATTGGGAAATAGTTTGCAATATTAGGCTTTCCAGCAAATCCCATGATAACACACAAGCTCATGGAAACCTTGAGCCGATAAATCTAAACTATAGGTGCCAAGTCAATGgaaaaatttgagtttgataTGACATTAATTAAGTACTGTAATAAAGGATGCTTGACTAATATCAACCACTTTCCCACTTTTGTTGCAACAATGGTGATTAAccatagaaagagagagaacgaGAGGACCTTGGTGGTCATGCGTCttagttttaatttgagttttttaaactAACGTGGCAATACATTTAGTAGATGACGTgacatgaaaaatattttttttattatttcttttgacACATCATCTTTTTTCATTCAAAAGATAATGATAGAGAATAAGTTGGTATAACACTAaaaaggttagagaccaaattaacacaattaaaaTGTTAAGAACCAAATTGAGATATTGtgtaaataatagggactaactttgtaatttaccctttgatcttttAGTAACACTAACTTGTAACTCCATATATATGCatagatacacttaaagatatacaataaaatgcataatataattcctatatatataatttaaatactatcgatagttatttttatattttgttaactctttaaaaaaatttgtaaggatattattaggtataaaatgtaaatttttcatatttatttatttatttattattgtgaaacacttttttttaaagatttatttattataaattctttgatttttatacttaataactcacttaaatgaatatttatgatgtggtctcatatttgattataaaattaagaaataaaactctttaaaaataaataatttaagatacatgttacaaaattaaaattctaatttaaaatttaaatttaaatatctctccactttatttattattatatttattataaatatagatattagaATTGCGTTGCATTTGTATGGGCGTAACGTTAGTCTAAGATAAAATTAcgtcatttttattatttattttttaattctaatttttgtCATATTCCATTGAATGGGCTGAAGTAGACATGGCTTAGGGTCATCCACTTGACACCTAGACTCTAGTTAGGCATTGACAAGGTCCAATCACAGCTGTAAATTCAAAGCACCTCGGCTTTTGGCCCCATATTAAGAAGGATCACAAAGCATATTGTGGGCCCACAATGTCTCTCGAATGGTGTTCCATGAAGTAAACTCCCAAAACCATCACATTACAAGGGCTAATTAACATCATTTAAGACTGGTTAAACATTGGCCCCCACTGGTTCATCAAGCTTGACTCCTAGCCACAAATCTTGTTCCTTCTAGGAATGAATGATCATAGTACTGACTATTTAGCTAGGATCCCTTTCTCATCTGCGGTattacaaattaataagaaaCATGATTATGAGCCTAACATGCATAGTTCATAATTTTCGGTAGGTAGAAGAGACTCATCAATCATTATAACATGgtttaaattatgaaaaaatgtTGATAGAGATAttgatttaagaaatatttttataaaaataaaaaaaataaaaaaaaaaactgatttttttgaacaactttttttttcagaaCTAAACGATAGAAtaaacaactttttatatttcttatgaaagtagtatcaaaattatttcaaaataatagtCTATTAATAAATACTTTAAAGAAACCTGTTAGTCAGATCCTTAAATTATTACCATTCTAATAagtatcaaaaaatatatatatattagtattcCTGTTGGAATTCCTATTTGAAGTTCTGAACAAATGCAGAGTCCTTGCCAAGACCCTCCCAAGTCCCAACTATATAATATTATGTGGTAAATAATGTGGTTTATAAACTTtataattgattaaaaaataaagaggtCAAATCCTCGAATCTAATACCTCCCCCACATAAGTGCAAGAGATGAATAAACAGTGTCTTATTTGTTTGGTAAGACTTATGCGATTAATATACTATGTTATGCAATGTTAACCATAGATTTGTACAATCCCATCAGAAGGATAGATTTGTATGGGAACCGTTACTTTTTAAAGCTTCATTGCTGtctaagattttttattttttatttatttttttttatagagttttaatttatagtATTCGCTTGTGATGATTAtcctttttattatcaaatcaagattTAAGATATCAATCGGTTTTTGATGTAAACAAAGATTGAacctcaaatattttattagtttatttacGGTTTAATAAActtgcaatatttttattataaaaaaaaacattttctataacTACAACTTGATAAAAATTATGGACATCATTCCATAAGATTTTTGCTTAATTATCTTCAAATTTTATGGTTTCTCTAATTGTTAAAGACCAGAGTAaagttcctaaaaaaaaaaatgatcaccAAAGAAACATCATGGAAAATAAGGTAGGTTTTGTTAGTTCTATTTATATGCCTAGTTTTGTTTCCTTAGgtttacccccaaaaaaaaaaaaagatttgtctTTGttaatgatataattttaataagatccaaaaagtaatgttaaattttaaaaatgttcaaaagaaaataatgtaataattatatACTTATTAGATAAGTATTAATCCTTAATCGTTTTCATATTTCACAAT is a genomic window of Quercus lobata isolate SW786 chromosome 2, ValleyOak3.0 Primary Assembly, whole genome shotgun sequence containing:
- the LOC115977237 gene encoding AP2/ERF and B3 domain-containing transcription factor At1g50680-like isoform X1 codes for the protein MVRSRCLLSLSSDMHLNNLGYIRRITMEDDMLSMISNGGVNATAEDSDSSSTTYPFPESKRARHGSNASSKFKGVVPQQNGHWGAQIYANHQRIWLGTFKTEKEAAMAYDSAAIKLRSGDSQRNFPWTDITVEEPSFQNLYSTEAVLNMIKEGSYQSKFEDFLRTHSHIVETIDLNLGRVQSKGGLSCKQLFQKELTPSDVGSLNRLVIPKKFAVKYFPCISESAEDNEGGGNKEAVQLIFYDRMMRSWKFRYCYWKSSQSFVFTRGWNRFVKEKKLKANDTISFYLCECQEAANDARSFNMIDVNSSDNCGGLVEQANQYVGIQMDLKLGVSPQIDHKLGEEKELKGPKPTHETEKPCFRLFGVQII
- the LOC115977237 gene encoding AP2/ERF and B3 domain-containing transcription factor At1g50680-like isoform X2 — its product is MEDDMLSMISNGGVNATAEDSDSSSTTYPFPESKRARHGSNASSKFKGVVPQQNGHWGAQIYANHQRIWLGTFKTEKEAAMAYDSAAIKLRSGDSQRNFPWTDITVEEPSFQNLYSTEAVLNMIKEGSYQSKFEDFLRTHSHIVETIDLNLGRVQSKGGLSCKQLFQKELTPSDVGSLNRLVIPKKFAVKYFPCISESAEDNEGGGNKEAVQLIFYDRMMRSWKFRYCYWKSSQSFVFTRGWNRFVKEKKLKANDTISFYLCECQEAANDARSFNMIDVNSSDNCGGLVEQANQYVGIQMDLKLGVSPQIDHKLGEEKELKGPKPTHETEKPCFRLFGVQII